A single region of the Ctenopharyngodon idella isolate HZGC_01 chromosome 21, HZGC01, whole genome shotgun sequence genome encodes:
- the chek1 gene encoding serine/threonine-protein kinase Chk1 isoform X2, giving the protein MSVPFVKDWDVVQTLGEGAYGEVRLLVNKKTEEAVAVKVVDMAKAKDCIENVKKEVCICKILSHPNIVRFFGHRSEGTTQYIFLEYCSGGELFDRIEPDVGMPEKEAHRFFQQLIAGVEYLHSIGITHRDIKPENILLDDKDNLKISDFGLATMFRHRGRERALTRLCGTLPYVAPELMSRSAFHAQPADTWACGIVLTAMLAGELPWDQPSENCQEYLDWLEKKIYLTPWKKIDAVPLSLLSKILLHNPEDRFTIPEIKKHRWFSRSFKSVKRQSDTPVTKMHRADSELAQLRRKNSDDRAQISSSQPEPQGLWEQKEVTVHTDISVSFSQPTCPDHMLLGTQLLGTPGASQNPWQRLVRRMTRFFTTVKAEPSCIALRDACIAMGHTWKQSCTNQATVSTMDRRNNKLIFIVHFLEMEERILVDFRLSKGDGLEFKRIFLKLKLKLSDIISNQKVLPLN; this is encoded by the exons ATGTCTGTGCCTTTTGTTAAAGACTGGGATGTGGTACAAACCCTTGGAGAGGGGGCGTACGGAGA GGTGCGACTGCTTGTCAACAAGAAGACAGAAGAAGCTGTGGCGGTCAAAGTTGTGGACATGGCAAAGGCCAAGGATtgtatagagaatgtgaagaaGGAGGTTTGCATATGCAAGATACTCTCACACCCCAACATCGTACGTTTCTTTGGGCACAGGAGTGAGGGGACGACACAGTACATCTTCTTGGAGTACTGTAGTGGAGGAGAGCTTTTTGACCGAATCG AACCAGATGTTGGGATGCCAGAAAAGGAGGCGCACAGGTTTTTTCAGCAGTTAATAGCTGGTGTG GAATATCTTCACAGCATTGGGATAACACACCGTGACATAAAACCTGAGAATATTCTTCTTGATGATAAAG ATAATCTGAAGATCTCTGATTTTGGACTGGCTACCATGTTCCGTCACCGTGGTCGAGAGCGGGCGCTGACTCGTTTGTGTGGCACTCTACCCTATGTTGCCCCCGAGCTGATGTCACGCTCGGCGTTCCACGCTCAACCTGCGGACACTTGGGCTTGTGGTATTGTGCTCACTGCAATGTTAGCTGGAG AGTTACCATGGGACCAGCCGAGCGAAAACTGTCAGGAATATTTAGATTGGCTGGAGAAGAAGATCTACCTCACACCATGGAAGAAAATTGATGCTGTGCCCCTGA gtcTGCTATCCAAGATATTACTGCATAATCCAGAGGACAGGTTCACCATTCCTGAAATTAAGAAACATCGTTGGTTTAGCAGAAGTTTCAAATCAG TAAAACGACAGAGTGACACACCAGTAACCAAGATGCATCGGGCTGACTCAGAACTCGCACAACTGAGACGAAAAAACAG TGATGACAGAGCACAGATCTCCAGCTCTCAGCCTGAGCCGCAGGGATTGTGGGAACAGAAGGAGGTTACAGTGCATACAGATATCAGTGTCAGCTTTTCGCAGCCTACCTGTCCTGACCACATGTTGCTGGGCACCCAACTGCTTGGCACACCGGGTGCCAGCCAG aaccCATGGCAGCGGTTGGTGAGAAGGATGACCAGGTTCTTTACCACGGTGAAGGCAGAGCCGTCTTGCATTGCTCTCCGTGATGCCTGCATTGCTATGGGTCACACATGGAAACAGAGCTGCACCAATCAG GCGACAGTGTCCACAATGGATCGCCGCAATAATAAGCTGATCTTCATAGTGCACTTCCTGGAAATGGAGGAACGCATTTTAGTAGATTTCCGACTGTCAAAG GGGGACGGTTTGGAATTCAAGAGAATATTcctgaaactgaaactgaagCTGTCTGACATTATTAGTAACCAAAAGGTTTTGCCTTTGAATTGA
- the chek1 gene encoding serine/threonine-protein kinase Chk1 isoform X1, whose translation MSVPFVKDWDVVQTLGEGAYGEVRLLVNKKTEEAVAVKVVDMAKAKDCIENVKKEVCICKILSHPNIVRFFGHRSEGTTQYIFLEYCSGGELFDRIEPDVGMPEKEAHRFFQQLIAGVEYLHSIGITHRDIKPENILLDDKDNLKISDFGLATMFRHRGRERALTRLCGTLPYVAPELMSRSAFHAQPADTWACGIVLTAMLAGELPWDQPSENCQEYLDWLEKKIYLTPWKKIDAVPLSLLSKILLHNPEDRFTIPEIKKHRWFSRSFKSAVKRQSDTPVTKMHRADSELAQLRRKNSDDRAQISSSQPEPQGLWEQKEVTVHTDISVSFSQPTCPDHMLLGTQLLGTPGASQNPWQRLVRRMTRFFTTVKAEPSCIALRDACIAMGHTWKQSCTNQATVSTMDRRNNKLIFIVHFLEMEERILVDFRLSKGDGLEFKRIFLKLKLKLSDIISNQKVLPLN comes from the exons ATGTCTGTGCCTTTTGTTAAAGACTGGGATGTGGTACAAACCCTTGGAGAGGGGGCGTACGGAGA GGTGCGACTGCTTGTCAACAAGAAGACAGAAGAAGCTGTGGCGGTCAAAGTTGTGGACATGGCAAAGGCCAAGGATtgtatagagaatgtgaagaaGGAGGTTTGCATATGCAAGATACTCTCACACCCCAACATCGTACGTTTCTTTGGGCACAGGAGTGAGGGGACGACACAGTACATCTTCTTGGAGTACTGTAGTGGAGGAGAGCTTTTTGACCGAATCG AACCAGATGTTGGGATGCCAGAAAAGGAGGCGCACAGGTTTTTTCAGCAGTTAATAGCTGGTGTG GAATATCTTCACAGCATTGGGATAACACACCGTGACATAAAACCTGAGAATATTCTTCTTGATGATAAAG ATAATCTGAAGATCTCTGATTTTGGACTGGCTACCATGTTCCGTCACCGTGGTCGAGAGCGGGCGCTGACTCGTTTGTGTGGCACTCTACCCTATGTTGCCCCCGAGCTGATGTCACGCTCGGCGTTCCACGCTCAACCTGCGGACACTTGGGCTTGTGGTATTGTGCTCACTGCAATGTTAGCTGGAG AGTTACCATGGGACCAGCCGAGCGAAAACTGTCAGGAATATTTAGATTGGCTGGAGAAGAAGATCTACCTCACACCATGGAAGAAAATTGATGCTGTGCCCCTGA gtcTGCTATCCAAGATATTACTGCATAATCCAGAGGACAGGTTCACCATTCCTGAAATTAAGAAACATCGTTGGTTTAGCAGAAGTTTCAAATCAG CAGTAAAACGACAGAGTGACACACCAGTAACCAAGATGCATCGGGCTGACTCAGAACTCGCACAACTGAGACGAAAAAACAG TGATGACAGAGCACAGATCTCCAGCTCTCAGCCTGAGCCGCAGGGATTGTGGGAACAGAAGGAGGTTACAGTGCATACAGATATCAGTGTCAGCTTTTCGCAGCCTACCTGTCCTGACCACATGTTGCTGGGCACCCAACTGCTTGGCACACCGGGTGCCAGCCAG aaccCATGGCAGCGGTTGGTGAGAAGGATGACCAGGTTCTTTACCACGGTGAAGGCAGAGCCGTCTTGCATTGCTCTCCGTGATGCCTGCATTGCTATGGGTCACACATGGAAACAGAGCTGCACCAATCAG GCGACAGTGTCCACAATGGATCGCCGCAATAATAAGCTGATCTTCATAGTGCACTTCCTGGAAATGGAGGAACGCATTTTAGTAGATTTCCGACTGTCAAAG GGGGACGGTTTGGAATTCAAGAGAATATTcctgaaactgaaactgaagCTGTCTGACATTATTAGTAACCAAAAGGTTTTGCCTTTGAATTGA
- the LOC127504164 gene encoding LOW QUALITY PROTEIN: V-set and immunoglobulin domain-containing protein 10-like 2 (The sequence of the model RefSeq protein was modified relative to this genomic sequence to represent the inferred CDS: deleted 1 base in 1 codon), which produces MVQRVLGVPYICLTVLFLPLIQGVEILDPGQVVYSETKTNGVVGRGVILECGPTLPDVYIWGFTQPGTDTIRAVVYNFGKGPKIQKLANDLGDLTVISNSASLSIEKLLLAAEGVYTCQALYDTPEGAKLYYYYVFLHVLVPVTKPYIVMSDSSPVEGTSVTMRCGLENGTGPINYIWEQESRESQLTIMAEIYDDNRFNVTDVNRNHTGWYRCLASNQVNQQRSDRVWLDIIFGPDQPQIDVTPYSVTERGYSALEKETVSLLCQASSNPPSQYVWFYNNSQVYTGPQFTITKVLRMHTGHYACLAQNTYLNTRSRKTITLTVYYPPDGAPTCSILPVSNYTDLALRCTWEGGIPAASLRWTPYVFGEESEGLANITKIQKGEETANNTVFICQGSHIASNEIKSCSARTWMPSGEPKCSAYATRNNEYLMLSCSWEGGFPRALVWWASSSGDMQGTSEENANILVLRSSATYSGKAFICHAKHPLTKTKQCALKLEAPVLVTQRSVMSVYEGSDVQLTCILSRNYPVTEITWYNNLKQHVNEIPKKYVLEQAAAWTNLTVRETDSETDSGQYWCSATNAVGGAEIPIMLMVKRYPMPPNISISRIIYNSRQRTDVDLEWQLQTDGDLTGFFIERQRLPEPVKKRNGGLPWQKLVDLEPDSRSFQISNLDPTGTYAFRITAINHRTIGNPSETKSPADPPFNAYPAVIGAAIGGMIIATIITVLLFMYVVRNRNNNPRLHDLIFGRQNSQSRENINFPEDEVPGTAEGENGTGQPSSSASPAASMALPRPTATPTNLPPGEEPVNVTITVMASS; this is translated from the exons ATGGTCCAAAGAGTTTTAGGGGTGCCTTATATCTGTCTGACTGTTTTATTTCTACCCCTCATCCAAG GCGTAGAGATCTTGGACCCGGGGCAGGTGGTATACAGTGAGACTAAGACCAATGGAGTGGTGGGACGTGGAGTGATCTTGGAGTGCGGCCCCACCTTGCCTGATGTCTACATCTGGGGTTTCACCCAACCAGGCACAGACACCATCCGTGCTGTGGTGTACAACTTTGGGAAGGGTCCCAAAATACAGAAATTAGCCAATGACTTGGGTGATCTGACAGTAATCAGCAACAGCGCCTCTCTGTCCATTGAGAAGCTTCTTCTGGCTGCAGAAGGAGTGTACACCTGCCAGGCACTGTATGATACCCCAGAGGGAGCCAAGCTGTATTACTACTATGTATTTCTGCATGTTCTAG TGCCAGTTACCAAACCTTACATTGTGATGAGCGACTCTTCGCCAGTGGAGGGCACTTCAGTGACCATGCGCTGTGGCCTGGAGAATGGCACGGGTCCTATTAATTACATATGGGAACAGGAGAGCCGGGAAAGCCAGCTCACCATCATGGCCGAGATCTATGATGACAACCGATTCAATGTCACTGACGTCAACCGCAATCACACTGGATGGTACAGGTGTCTTGCCAGCAACCAAGTCAACCAGCAGCGCAGTGACAGAGTCTGGCTTGACATCATTT TCGGTCCAGACCAGCCTCAGATCGATGTCACCCCTTACTCAGTGACAGAGCGGGGTTATTCCGCCCTGGAAAAAGAGACGGTTTCCCTCCTGTGTCAAGCTTCTTCTAATCCCCCGAGTCAGTACGTCTGGTTCTACAACAACTCCCAGGTGTACACAGGTCCACAGTTCACCATCACCAAGGTCCTACGCATGCACACGGGCCACTACGCATGCCTGGCTCAGAACACTTACCTCAACACCCGCTCCAGGAAAACCATCACCCTCACCGTCTACT ATCCTCCAGATGGCGCTCCAACATGCTCGATCCTACCAGTAAGCAATTACACTGACCTGGCCCTCCGCTGTACCTGGGAGGGTGGTATCCCTGCAGCCAGTTTGAGATGGACCCCGTATGTGTTTGGAGAAGAGAGTGAGGGACTCGCAAACATCACCAAGATTCAGAAAGGTGAAGAGACTGCAAACAACACTGTGTTCATCTGTCAAGGCTCACACATCGCATCAAATGAAATCAAGAGCTGCAGTGCCAGAACTT GGATGCCCTCCGGGGAGCCAAAGTGTTCTGCATATGCAACTCGAAATAATGAGTACCTAATGCTGTCCTGCTCCTGGGAAGGTGGGTTCCCTCGAGCCCTGGTGTGGTGGGCCTCCAGCTCAGGGGACATGCAAGGCACGTCTGAGGAGAATGCCAACATCCTGGTTCTGCGGTCAAGCGCTACCTACAGTGGCAAGGCCTTTATATGCCATGCAAAACATCCATTGACTAAGACAAAACAGTGTGCTTTAAAGCTGG AGGCACCAGTTCTAGTGACCCAGCGCAGTGTGATGTCTGTCTATGAGGGTAGTGATGTCCAACTCACCTGTATCTTGAGTAGAAACTACCCTGTCACAGAGATCACATGGTACAACAACCTGAAACAGCATGTGAATGAGATTCCTAAGAAGTACGTCCTGGAGCAGGCCGCTGCCTGGACCAACTTGACC GTGCGGGAAACGGACAGCGAGACGGACAGTGGCCAGTACTGGTGTTCAGCTACTAATGCTGTCGGAGGGGCAGAGATTCCCATTATGCTGATGGTCAAGA GGTATCCAATGCCACCAAATATAAGCATCAGTAGGATCATTTACAACAGTCGTCAACGGACAGATGTTGACCTAGAGTGGCAGCTCCAGACTGATGGTGACCTCACCGGCTTCTTTATAGAACGCCAGAGGCTCCCTGAACCTGTGAAGAAAAGAAACGGTGGTCTTCCCTGGCAGAAATTGGTAGATCTGGAACCTGATTCCCGAAGCTTCCAAATCAGCAATCTGGATCCCACAGGAACCTATGCATTTCGCATTACTGCCATCAACCATCGCACCATTGGAAACCCTTCAGAGACAAAGAGCCCAG CCGACCCTCCATTCAATGCCTACCCAGCTGTGATCGGGGCAGCCATTGGGGGCATGATCATAGCCACAATAATCACTGTACTGCTCTTCATGTATGTGGTACGGAACCGCAACAATAACCCAC GGCTTCATGACTTGATATTTGGAAG GCAGAATAGCCAGTCTAGAGAGAACATTAACTTCCCTGAAGATGAGGTTCCTGGAACAGCAGAAGGGGAGAATGGTACAGGACAGCCAAGTTCATCAGCTAGTCCAG CAGCATCAATGGCACTGCCAAGGCCAACCGCAACACCTACAAACCTTCCCCCTGGTGAGGAGCCAGTCAACGTAACTATTACTGTCATGGCCTCAAGCTAA
- the nectin1a gene encoding nectin cell adhesion molecule 1a isoform X2, translating into MFLNLVLPLTSILLIRGVHGQMVQMDSSKSGFVGSQVELRCQFVNSNPPVKISQVTWQKLVNGTKQNVAIANPTLGVSVLNPFKERVRFKNSAIRQRTPSLEDTTVVFNKLKLSDESTYICEYTTFPAGNRENMVNLTVYARPMIQMSLSTPSIVAGSKDLKMTVATCVSANGKPPSVITWETDLDGESNTQEIRNSDGTVTVRSDYLVVPSREIHQQLLTCISTYNDEKYTDSVTLNIQYEPEVLIDGFDGNWYLNRENVQLTCLADANPPISLFQWRYLNGTMPSTAELRDDVLIFKGPVTYDIAGTYICDATNSIGTGSASVEVIVTEKPQSLSAAERVMGVLGWVIALGIILSIAGTIYLVKKQQRHKHAGSDNDSNSSSPAHKKPSSSKKKTADDFQSPGRFYDELPNTADYVSYRLACNKEDYLEQHSPPIQPPLTFLPQNPYTQHSNQTAIFTYPTPPGPISSYTFPKEQYV; encoded by the exons GTGTTCATGGTCAGATGGTCCAGATGGATAGCAGTAAGTCAGGATTTGTGGGCTCACAGGTAGAGCTACGCTGTCAGTTTGTCAACAGCAACCCACCTGTAAAAATCTCCCAGGTCACCTGGCAGAAGCTGGTCAATGGCACCAAGCAGAATGTGGCCATTGCCAATCCAACCCTGGGTGTGTCAGTGCTGAACCCCTTTAAAGAGCGTGTGCGCTTCAAGAATTCCGCCATCCGCCAGCGCACGCCTTCCCTGGAGGACACCACCGTAGTCTTCAACAAACTAAAACTGTCGGATGAATCCACCTACATCTGCGAGTACACAACCTTCCCAGCTGGCAACAGGGAGAACATGGTTAATCTCACTGTTTATG CTCGCCCTATGATCCAGATGAGTCTGTCCACACCCTCCATAGTGGCGGGATCCAAAGATCTGAAGATGACTGTTGCCACGTGCGTTTCTGCCAACGGGAAGCCACCTAGTGTGATCACATGGGAAACTGATTTAGATGGAGAATCTAACACCCAGGAGATACGCAACTCCGATGGGACTGTCACAGTGCGCAGTGATTACTTGGTGGTTCCCAGTCGAGAAATACACCAACAGCTGCTCACCTGCATATCCACATataatgatgaaaaatacaCAGACAGTGTCACGCTCAACATTCAGT ATGAACCAGAGGTGTTAATAGACGGCTTCGATGGAAACTGGTATTTGAACAGAGAAAACGTTCAGCTTACCTGCTTGGCTGATGCCAACCCACCCATCTCTTTGTTTCAGTGGAGATA CTTGAATGGAACTATGCCAAGTACAGCAGAACTTCGTGACGATGTGCTGATCTTCAAAGGTCCTGTAACCTATGACATCGCAGGCACATACATCTGTGACGCCACCAACAGCATTGGGACAGGCTCAGCATCCGTTGAGGTCATTGTCACAG AGAAACCCCAGTCACTGAGCGCTGCAGAGAGGGTGATGGGTGTCCTTGGATGGGTGATTGCGCTGGGCATCATCCTCAGTATAGCTGGCACAATATATTTGGTCAAAAAACAGCAGCGGCACAAACACGCAGGATCAGACAATGATTC GAACAGTTCTTCCCCTGCCCACAAAAAGCCTTCTTCGTCTAAAAAGAAGACAGCTGATGACTTCCAG AGCCCCGGGAGGTTCTACGATGAGCTCCCAAACACAGCCGACTACGTGAGTTACCGTTTGGCGTGTAACAAAGAGGATTATCTGGAGCAGCACTCTCCTCCCATTCAACCTCCTCTGACCTTCCTGCCCCAAAACCCCTACACTCAGCACAGCAACCAGACCGCCATATTCACTTACCCCACACCCCCTGGCCCCATATCCTCATACACCTTCCCGAAAGAGCAATACGTATGA
- the nectin1a gene encoding nectin cell adhesion molecule 1a isoform X1, translating into MFLNLVLPLTSILLIRGVHGQMVQMDSSKSGFVGSQVELRCQFVNSNPPVKISQVTWQKLVNGTKQNVAIANPTLGVSVLNPFKERVRFKNSAIRQRTPSLEDTTVVFNKLKLSDESTYICEYTTFPAGNRENMVNLTVYARPMIQMSLSTPSIVAGSKDLKMTVATCVSANGKPPSVITWETDLDGESNTQEIRNSDGTVTVRSDYLVVPSREIHQQLLTCISTYNDEKYTDSVTLNIQYEPEVLIDGFDGNWYLNRENVQLTCLADANPPISLFQWRYLNGTMPSTAELRDDVLIFKGPVTYDIAGTYICDATNSIGTGSASVEVIVTEFPSYPHGVTQEQQPAGAIIGGAVVCGTVLLAAITLLIVFFYRRRRTFKGDYSTKKQILGNGYSKAGNVPPHSSLPHSLTFSEESDEEKKLKLYRGSSVLGGSAQEFHNCHDSRMKAYCTGLIEDHEKCRCNEQTYFYEYESEVEVSVDMVPQMDGSVISKEEWYV; encoded by the exons GTGTTCATGGTCAGATGGTCCAGATGGATAGCAGTAAGTCAGGATTTGTGGGCTCACAGGTAGAGCTACGCTGTCAGTTTGTCAACAGCAACCCACCTGTAAAAATCTCCCAGGTCACCTGGCAGAAGCTGGTCAATGGCACCAAGCAGAATGTGGCCATTGCCAATCCAACCCTGGGTGTGTCAGTGCTGAACCCCTTTAAAGAGCGTGTGCGCTTCAAGAATTCCGCCATCCGCCAGCGCACGCCTTCCCTGGAGGACACCACCGTAGTCTTCAACAAACTAAAACTGTCGGATGAATCCACCTACATCTGCGAGTACACAACCTTCCCAGCTGGCAACAGGGAGAACATGGTTAATCTCACTGTTTATG CTCGCCCTATGATCCAGATGAGTCTGTCCACACCCTCCATAGTGGCGGGATCCAAAGATCTGAAGATGACTGTTGCCACGTGCGTTTCTGCCAACGGGAAGCCACCTAGTGTGATCACATGGGAAACTGATTTAGATGGAGAATCTAACACCCAGGAGATACGCAACTCCGATGGGACTGTCACAGTGCGCAGTGATTACTTGGTGGTTCCCAGTCGAGAAATACACCAACAGCTGCTCACCTGCATATCCACATataatgatgaaaaatacaCAGACAGTGTCACGCTCAACATTCAGT ATGAACCAGAGGTGTTAATAGACGGCTTCGATGGAAACTGGTATTTGAACAGAGAAAACGTTCAGCTTACCTGCTTGGCTGATGCCAACCCACCCATCTCTTTGTTTCAGTGGAGATA CTTGAATGGAACTATGCCAAGTACAGCAGAACTTCGTGACGATGTGCTGATCTTCAAAGGTCCTGTAACCTATGACATCGCAGGCACATACATCTGTGACGCCACCAACAGCATTGGGACAGGCTCAGCATCCGTTGAGGTCATTGTCACAG AATTCCCTAGCTACCCACACGGGGTGACTCAGGAGCAACAGCCAGCAGGTGCCATCATTGGTGGAGCTGTTGTTTGTGGCACAGTGCTGTTGGCTGCCATTACGCTCCTGATAGTGTTTTTCTATCGCCGGAGACGCACGTTTAAAGGAGATTACAGTACCAAGAAGCAAATCCTTGGAAATGGCTACAGCAAGGCTGGAAATGTGCCGCCACACTCCTCGTTACCTCACAGTCTGACCTTCTCTGAAGAATCAGATGAAGAGAAGaagctgaaactttacagagGCTCCAGTGTCTTAGGAGGAAGCGCTCAAGAGTTTCACAACTGCCATGACAGCAGGATGAAAGCCTACTGCACGGGACTGATCGAGGACCATGAGAAATGCAGATGTAATGAGCAGACTTATTTTTACGAGTATGAATCTGAGGTGGAAGTCTCAGTGGACATGGTTCCTCAAATGGACGGCTCTGTCATCTCTAAAGAAGAGTGGTATGTGTAG